The following proteins are co-located in the Polymorphospora rubra genome:
- a CDS encoding ABC transporter ATP-binding protein, with protein sequence MPPSATPATRAREEGPATGALLATRQLTWRIGEVAIVDNVEIDLRPGEFLGVIGPNGAGKTSLFNLISGLRPPTTGQVLLGGQDVTALPPHKRARQGLGRTFQSSSVFGSLSVRENVRLAVQAQRGGSFKLWRRAARDTAVAEAADRALDRVGLGHRGEALAGTLAHGEKRKLEIALLLAGEPTVMLLDEPMAGVSAEDVPELVAVIRSLTGDSGRSVLMVEHHMDVILELADRIAVMHHGALLACDTPDTVMANATVQEAYLGEAL encoded by the coding sequence GTGCCACCCTCCGCGACACCGGCGACGCGAGCGCGCGAGGAGGGCCCCGCCACCGGGGCGCTCCTCGCCACCCGGCAACTGACCTGGCGGATCGGCGAGGTCGCCATCGTCGACAACGTCGAGATCGACCTGCGGCCGGGCGAGTTCCTGGGCGTCATCGGCCCCAACGGCGCCGGCAAGACGTCACTGTTCAACCTGATCTCCGGCCTGCGTCCGCCGACCACCGGCCAGGTGCTGCTCGGCGGGCAGGACGTCACCGCGCTGCCGCCGCACAAGCGGGCCCGGCAGGGGCTCGGCCGCACCTTCCAGTCGTCGTCGGTCTTCGGGTCGCTGAGCGTACGGGAGAACGTGCGGCTCGCCGTACAGGCACAACGGGGCGGCTCGTTCAAGCTGTGGCGGCGGGCCGCCCGGGACACCGCGGTCGCCGAGGCCGCCGACCGGGCGCTGGACCGGGTCGGGCTCGGCCACCGGGGCGAGGCGCTGGCCGGCACCCTCGCCCACGGCGAGAAACGCAAGCTGGAGATCGCGCTGCTGCTCGCCGGTGAGCCGACTGTCATGCTGCTCGACGAGCCGATGGCCGGCGTCAGCGCGGAGGACGTACCGGAGCTGGTCGCGGTGATCCGCTCGTTGACCGGCGACAGCGGGCGCTCCGTACTCATGGTGGAGCACCACATGGACGTGATCCTCGAACTCGCCGACCGGATCGCGGTCATGCACCACGGCGCCCTGCTCGCCTGCGACACCCCGGACACCGTGATGGCGAACGCGACGGTCCAGGAGGCATATCTGGGGGAAGCCCTATGA